A genomic stretch from Fusarium musae strain F31 chromosome 9, whole genome shotgun sequence includes:
- a CDS encoding hypothetical protein (EggNog:ENOG41) yields the protein MVQGRVLVIAGSDSSGGAGLEADQKVIAAHGCYAMTATTALTAQNTQGVKGIHVIPTGFVSQQIDACVEDVGVDVVKTGMLASTETIEMVAKTMVKHSITALVVDPVMVSTSGATLLPNEAIQHLCKHLLPHTTVLTPNIPEAILILSQNGQEAPEVRSVQDLETVAQRIQALGPKWVLVKGGHRPMKEDLTVAETEEERSAVVDVLVGGDGEVVRVKSPYQASSSTHGTGCSLASAIASNLAKGLDTPTAVRSACRYIEAAIRTAPGLGKGHGPLNHFHSTYTLPFAPGYFIEWLLERPDVRDVWKEFVYHPFVMAMGDGTLPLESFKGYIIQDYLYLIHFSRANALAAYKAQNIEDISRATEIVQHIMHELKLHTSYCESFGVSIEQIRATPEKQGKFKQAHVK from the exons ATGGTCCAAGGGCGAGTGCTTGTCATCGCGGGGTCAGACAGTTCGGGCGGAGC TGGACTTGAAGCGGACCAGAAAGTCATTGCTGCTCATGGCTGCTACGCCATGACGGCCACTACGGCTCTTACTGCGCAGAACACTCAAGGCGTCAAGGGCATTCATGTCATTCCAACCGGGTTTGTCTCTCAGCAGATCGACGCTtgtgttgaagatgtcggtgtcgatgttgtcaagaCTG GCATGCTTGCTTCTACAGAGACAATAGAGATGGTTGCAAAGACCATGGTTAAGCATAGCATCACAGCGCTAGTCGTTGATCCA GTCATGGTTTCGACTTCTGGTGCAACACTCCTCCCCAATGAAGCCATCCAACATCTCTGTAAGCATCTTCTACCGCACACTACGGTCCTCACGCCAAACATTCCTGAAGCCATTCTTATCCTTTCCCAAAATGGTCAAGAAGCCCCCGAGGTTCGCAGTGTGCAAGACCTTGAGACTGTAGCTCAACGAATCCAAGCCCTTGGTCCAAAGTGGGTGCTTGTAAAGGGCGGACACCGACCCATGAAGGAGGACTTGACTGTGGCCGagacagaagaggagaggagtgCTGTTGTGGATgttcttgttggtggtgacggTGAGGTTGTCAGAGTCAAGAGCCCGTACCAGGCGAGCTCAAGTACCCATGGCACAGGATGCTCTTTGGCGT CGGCCATCGCATCAAACTTGgccaagggtcttgatacACCAACGGCTGTTCGATCAGCCTGCCGATACATTGAAGCTGCCATTCGAACAGCACCTGGTCTTGGTAAGGGGCATGGTCCTCTAAACCACTTCCACTCGACTTATACTCTTCCATTTGCTCC CGGCTACTTCATCGAGTGGCTTCTCGAGCGCCCTGATGTCCGTGACGTCTGGAAGGAGTTTGTTTACCATCCCTTCGTCATGGCCATGGGTGACGGAACCCTGCCTCTCGAATCCTTCAAGGGATATATCATTCAAGATTACCTATACTTG ATTCACTTTTCACGTGCCAATGCTCTGGCTGCCTACAAGGCGCAAAACATTGAGGATATTTCCCGA GCAACAGAAATTGTTCAGCATATCATGCATGAACTGAAGCTCCATACCTCATACTGCGAGAGCTTCGGCGTCTCCATTGAGCAGATCCGTGCTACACCAGAGAAACAGGGCAAGTTTAAGCAGGCTCATGTCAAGTGA
- a CDS encoding hypothetical protein (EggNog:ENOG41), whose translation MALAPCLLGYGAAAKMLHDHEKTVREGNTYWAWIKNYNEEDYTDAVKLGSALLEKHIQLQSPSRIEELVQIFIHALKMEIGFWEMFPAQQT comes from the exons ATGGCTCTTGCTCCCTGCCTCCTTGGTTATGGTGCCGCAGCCAAGATGCTCCATGATCATGAGAAGACTGTCCGCGAGGGAAACACATACTGGGCATGGATCAAGAACTACAATGAAGAGGATTACACGGATGCTGTCAAGTTGGGCTCTG CCTTGCTCGAAAAGCATATTCAACTGCAGTCACCTTCGCGAATTGAAGAGCTGGTTCAGATCTTTATCCACGCCCTCAAG ATGGAAATTGGCTTTTGGGAGATGTTCCCTGCCCAGCAGACCTAA
- a CDS encoding hypothetical protein (EggNog:ENOG41~BUSCO:EOG09260FPA), which translates to MLSSSAAAQKGMTPPSQPSQHNLPQQLSGRTSFDRGDSGLQPPNGANARNLSASAVSFAPRGSSLNVAPGSFSSELRSRAGSKTEAGSIYPSSFMDKVEEDDADTLAEQALTHLKERLNREMKIKEGSENMLEALNSKKAKQTKEQRQKVEAELNASNSRIKDLRQKISDAQHTRQIPPATPKRNRTQSNVIETGRPIGLRSPQSVSRSVVESDNEEPTESPTFALAELLQALEVEGMMPEYYVSRGNQLVDLFKRYPTLKYDLVWSIFGLRMQVMLLSESREVVAAGYRMTRYAISDVASLKKIRSLNTDYLVIRSLNNYRKADVEREQALKFVRAFLDVKGGVKEISRAVVRTIVAVAEHGEDRRANAQPAEGDLDRLRPICIETLAEIIVQDPALLVASGGLGPLTEALSEGVYKSPESLASAFLYLLDSPRKRKYIQPGYGLEVLFTVFTDHLLTNESIMKQNSKAIATALKSWPGLMALCMYDLRTIRSLITSMLLPSDVVQETILDLIFSLLRIKPPAWATSFLAGRRLTTYGRVANLKSNQKDKSHLQFTEEDSGEQNFVEHYTALLLAVLIRAGLLPVLLKIAQGDENPTLQRKTTLLISEVLKLASRLLPPSWSAELHLLPELFSSAANIGNNDHWVASGIVYQISSVSRTLYRSAPTGALSGALSSGHNSNDISAIDEAPKSHQSLVFDDATFRQLLIDSNVLNSSNYAKWNWETILKIIDGPLQSGKRLEEAIKASKFMKRIISFYRPFKYRFANVKNTRGTQKYVRAGCALMHSLLQSPEGIKFLADSKLLRQIAECLAQCDPTSGLTAQYPMFSRDRVTDTLCAGYFSMLGVLSGDPKGLQLLERWRMFNMMYHIVDLKQRPDLIKLLLSSFDYSVQGHPRVLLSKALTAGTKEIRIHATNALRKYAIRPVPSANGQGGVSDSKWAIQLLVTQLYDPEIEVCATAVKILEKACNRKTYLEYIVECRPALDHLGEIGAPLLLRFLSTSIGYHYLDGLDYISNEMDDWFLGRNDTYVRVIEASLARAFLIDPDEHNPRMSLFDESEMDGDYHDNHVPPHFYRELTRTQEGCRLLSDKGHFEDFAATIREHGMDKGDAEMLTKVKGCLWAVGNVGSMELGAPFLESNDVVEHIIRIAETHEVMSLRGTAFFVLGLISRSTHGLEILSEHGWDANTTPMGTSLGFCIPNDLSKLLSLTPWKQKTVTLITLPSSQRTAQEAPPPRPARPPLEPAEIPAMLSEAEVNRRVLELIVDLGNMVLYKKALTDLQKLRVHRPSAFKSTQFFKEVMSAMEWNHYRLGVRRMVIDLFDKNVMRQIVFDEEEDDEDDDSSDDNSQEESEEESGEGENSSGDDRTERQRSISEPPAPPPDLTPAPLRLRR; encoded by the exons ATGCTGAGCTCTTCTGCAGCAGCTCAGAAGGGCATGACTCCTCCGAGCCAACCTTCACAACACAACCTGCCTCAGCAGTTATCCGGTCGCACGAGCTTCGACCGAGGCGATTCGGGTCTACAACCTCCCAATGGCGCCAACGCCCGAAACCTCTCGGCTTCGGCCGTATCTTTTGCGCCAAGGGGAAGCAGTCTCAATGTTGCTCCCGGCAGCTTCAGTTCAGAGTTGCGTAGTCGGGCTGGAAGTAAGACTGAAGCGGGGTCAATATACCCAAGCAGCTTCATGGACAaggtggaagaggatgacgCAGACACGCTAGCTGAGCAAGCTCTGACACATCTGAAAGAAAGACTCAACCGTGAGATGAAGATTAAGGAGGGGAGTGAGAACATGCTCGAGGCGCTGAACTCTAAGAAAGCGAAGCAGACCAAAGAGCAACGACAAAAGGTTGAGGCGGAGCTTAACGCCAGCAATTCGCGTATCAAGGACTTGCGCCAAAAGATTTCAGATGCTCAGCATACACGGCAGATTCCACCTGCGACGCCAAAACGAAACCGTACCCAGAGCAACGTTATCGAAACCGGGAGACCAATTGGACTGCGTTCGCCACAGAGCGTGTCACGATCTGTCGTAGAATCTGACAATGAGGAACCAACAGAGAGCCCAACATTTGCGCTTGCGGAACTGCTCCAGGCCTTAGAGGTTGAGGGCATGATGCCGGAGTACTATGTCTCACGGGGAAACCAGCTCGTCGATCTCTTCAAGCGTTACCCAACCCTTAAGTACGACTTGGTTTGGTCAATCTTTGGGCTCCGCATGCAGGTAATGCTCCTAAGCGAGAGTCGCGAAGTCGTGGCTGCTGGCTATCGAATGACCAGATATGCCATTTCAGATGTGGCATCGCTTAAGAAGATCCGAAGTTTGAACACGGATTATCTGGTGATACG ATCACTTAACAACTACCGCAAAGCGGATGTTGAACGCGAGCAGGCCCTCAAGTTCGTCCGTGCATTTCTTGATGTCAAAGGCGGAGTGAAAGAGATTTCTCGAGCAGTGGTGCGCACGATAGTTGCAGTTGCAGAGCATGGAGAAGACCGAAGAGCAAATGCGCAACCGGCCGAGGGGGACTTGGACCGTTTAAGGCCTATCTGCATCGAAACTTTAGCAGAAATCATAGTGCAAGATCCAGCACTTTTGGTGGCCTCTGGTGGCTTGGGACCATTGACTGAGGCCCTTTCAGAAGGCGTCTACAAATCTCCCGAGAGTTTGGCCTCTGCGTTTTTATACCTGCTTGACTCGCCTCGAAAGCGGAAATACATACAGCCAGGATATGGCCTGGAAGTGCTATTTACTGTCTTTACCGACCACCTCCTGACCAACGAAAGTATCATGAAACAGAACTCCAAAGCCATTGCAACAGCTTTGAAATCATGGCCAGGGCTCATGGCTCTCTGCATGTATGATCTCCGAACAATTCGATCCTTGATCACGAGCATGCTATTGCCGAGCGATGTGGTTCAGGAGACTATTCTTGATCTTATATTCTCACTTCTACGGATCAAGCCACCGGCGTGGGCAACCTCTTTTCTTGCTGGAAGGAGATTGACGACGTACGGTCGAGTTGCGAACCTGAAGTCAAACCAAAAGGACAAGAGCCACTTACAGTTCACAGAAGAAGACAGCGGTGAACAAAATTTCGTAGAGCACTACACAGCTCTGTTGCTGGCAGTGCTCATTCGAGCAGGCCTCTTGCCAGTGCTCCTGAAGATTGCTCAAGGGGACGAGAATCCAACTCTCCAACGCAAGACGACCCTTCTGATTAGCGAGGTGCTGAAACTCGCTAGTCGCCTTCTACCTCCATCCTGGAGCGCCGAGCTTCACCTCCTGCCGGAACTCTTCTCATCGGCTGCCAACATTGGAAACAATGATCATTGGGTCGCATCGGGGATCGTTTACCAGATCAGCAGTGTTAGTCGTACTTTATACAGAAGTGCGCCTACGGGTGCCTTGTCCGGGGCGTTATCGTCAGGTCACAACTCGAATGACATATCCGCGATCGATGAGGCCCCCAAATCTCACCAATCTTTGGTTTTTGATGATGCTACTTTCCGGCAACTGTTGATTGACAGTAATGTCCTCAACAGCTCGAACTATGCTAAGTGGAACTGGGAGACTATTCTCAAGATCATTGACGGCCCTCTGCAAAGCGGCAAGAGACTTGAAGAGGCCATCAAAGCATCCAAGTTCATGAAGAGAATCATCAGCTTCTATCGACCTTTCAAATACAGGTTTGCTAATGTCAAAAACACTCGTGGCACACAGAAGTATGTCCGAGCTGGTTGTGCCCTGATGCACTCTCTACTGCAGTCTCCCGAGGGAATCAAATTCTTGGCAGACAGCAAGTTGCTCAGACAGATAGCTGAGTGTCTAGCACAATGCGATCCG ACTAGCGGCCTTACAGCTCAGTATCCAATGTTCTCAAGAGATCGAGTTACTGACACACTTTGCGCGGGCTATTTCTCAATGCTAGGTGTTTTAAGTGGTGATCCTAAAGGTCTTCAACTACTCGAGCGTTGGAGGATGTTCAATATGATGTATCACATCGTGGACTTGAAGCAGAGACCCGACCTCATCAAGTTACTTCTGTCAAGCTTCGATTATAGCGTCCAGGGCCATCCTCGAGTTTTGTTGTCCAAAGCCTTAACCGCCGGTACGAAGGAAATTCGAATTCATGCAACAAATGCCCTCCGCAAGTACGCCATTCGGCCGGTACCATCTGCCAACGGACAGGGTGGCGTTAGTGACTCGAAATGGGCTATTCAGCTTCTGGTAACACAGCTTTACGATCCCGAGATTGAGGTTTGTGCTACAGCAgtgaagatcttggagaaaGCCTGTAATCGCAAGACCTACCTGGAGTACATTGTTGAGTGCCGGCCAGCTCTTGATCATCTGGGAGAAATTGGAGCACCGCTGCTCTTACGGTTCTTATCAACATCCATCGGATACCATTACCTGGATGGACTGGATTACATCAGTAACGAAATGGATGACTGGTTCTTAGGACGGAACGATACATATGTCAGGGTCATAGAGGCGAGCTTGGCCAGAGCGTTCCTCATTGATCCCGACGAGCACAATCCTCGCATGAGTTTATTTGACGAGAGTGAGATGGATGGGGACTACCACGACAACCATGTACCACCGCACTTTTATCGAGAGTTGACCCGTACCCAGGAGGGATGTAGGCTGCTAAGTGATAAAGGCCACTTTGAGGATTTTGCAGCTACGATTCGTGAGCATGGCATGGATAAGGGAGATGCGGAAATGCTTACGAAGGTCAAGGGCTGCCTCTGGGCTGTTGGCAACGTTGGATCCATGGAACTCGGAGCACCATTCTTGGAATCTAACGACGTGGTAGAGCATATCATTCGAATTGCCGAGACCCATGAAGTAATGAGTCTAAGGGGCACTGCATTCTTCGTTCTCGGTCTGATTTCTCGCTCTACGCATGGTCTGGAGATTCTATCTGAGCATGGATGGGATGCCAACACAACCCCGATGGGTACCTCGCTTGGATTCTGCATTCCAAATGACCTATCAAAGTTATTATCACTGACACCGTGGAAACAAAAGACGGTAACATTGATCACCCTGCCGTCAAGTCAACGGACAGCCCAGGAGGCACCACCACCTCGCCCCGCTCGACCACCTCTTGAGCCAGCGGAAATACCTGCTATGTTGAGCGAGGCAGAAGTTAACAGAAGAGTCCTGGAACTCATCGTGGACCTAGGAAATATGGTACTCTACAAGAAGGCGCTAACTGACCTCCAGAAGCTTCGTGTACACAGACCAAGCGCCTTCAAAAGTACGCAGTTCTTCAAGGAAGTGATGAGTGCAATGGAATGGAACCACTACCGGTTAGGGGTCAGAAGGATGGTTATAGATTTGTTTGACAAGAACGTGATGCGGCAAATAGTgttcgatgaggaggaggatgacgaagatgacgacagTAGCGATGATAACAGCCAAGAGgaaagtgaagaagaaagcgGCGAGGGCGAAAACAGCTCCGGGGATGACAGGACAGAGAGGCAACGGAGCATCAGCGAGCCGCCGGCACCGCCACCAGATCTTACACCAGCTCCTCTCAGGTTGAGGAGGTGA
- a CDS encoding hypothetical protein (EggNog:ENOG41), translating into MAPFDEPHHLRWQRQAKRAFGAALPDWTIADDSDDYDVHIMKKRTVRPRVRRSNVPTSSKEPEVMINILREPYAKRTDTVDPATEKQKQDAKKEESSDSESEGDDAADSGSESESEDEDEEPKKSEEDKTSDDGNPLNIKLPASSTNSPSVDAPSAEGSMSDSPLVESGDGIHSNVHKILLGVGSVGGFLFLLGIGFLIWKFYSRKQTPKKPAPIDDMNFDKPSRFENLVSKVPFLGSHYGHKGWYTIEDPSYSPPSYSPPLAEKTQPQSPLFMPKQSDNFLTVPSLPFGVYRTTGDRRTGVTNYDIDAVSPTSTTFVESAVEVQVVARHDPKDSLSTPYKPQQHKRILSTTPYAYDVGRRQTGVSELSSISSGFGDGDIVVTPTTQTVQSVPSRPEPSRQPTWKSTNSVGRRDTVSTVASVDTRPRFRSVNSWVKQQNGQLRRAQRQQENSLDSDAPPVPPLAPPPEQDFRYMLQDDERPRPVEMV; encoded by the exons ATGGCGCCTTTTGATGAGCCCCATCACCTGCGGTGGCAGAGACAAGCAAAGAGGGCTTTTGGTGCGGCTCTGCCGGATTGGACCATCGCCGACGACAGCGACGACTATGATGTTCACATTATGAAGAAGCGCACAGTAAGGCCGAGAGTCAGACGAAGCAATGTTCCAACTTCATCCAAGGAGCCCGAGGTCATGATCAACATCCTACGGGAGCCTTATGCCAAGCGAACCGATACTGTCGACCCTGCGactgagaagcagaagcaggacgcgaagaaggaagagagtaGCGACAGTGAGAGTGAAGGTGACGACGCAGCCGACAGTGGAAGTGAGAGCgagagtgaggatgaggatgaagagccaaAGAAGAGCGAGGAAGACAAAACCAGCGACGACGGCAACCCACTCAACATCAAATTgcctgcatcatcaacaaactcACCATCAGTCGACGCTCCATCAGCTGAAGGAAGTATGTCGGATTCTCCTTTG GTCGAAAGTGGTGATGGTATTCACTCCAATGTTCACAAGATCCTGCTGGGAGTTGGATCCGTCG GCGGTTTTCTATTCCTACTTGGAATTGGCTTCCTCATTTGGAAGTTCTACTCAAGGAAGCAGACCCCAAAGAAACCTGCGCCTATTGATGACATGAACTTTGACAAGCCCAGCCGCTTTGAGAACCTCGTTTCCAAGGTGCCTTTCCTTGGATCACACTACGGTCACAAGGGCTGGTACACAATTGAAGATCCATCCTACTCTCCTCCGTCTTATTCCCCGCCTCTCGCTGAAAAGACACAGCCTCAGTCACCACTCTTCATGCCTAAGCAATCCGACAACTTCCTCACAGTGCCCAGCCTACCATTCGGCGTTTATCGTACGACTGGCGACAGAAGGACAGGGGTTACAAACTATGACATTGACGCTGTCAGCCCTACAAGCACAACCTTTGTCGAGAGCGCTGTTGAGGTCCAGGTCGTGGCTCGTCACGATCCCAAGGACTCTTTGAGCACACCTTACAAACCTCAACAACACAAGCGAATCCTCTCTACTACACCATATGCCTACGATGTCGGACGACGTCAGACCGGTGTTAGCGaactctcctccatctcctctggCTTCGGTGACGGCGACATCGTCGTGACGCCTACCACTCAGACCGTCCAAAGCGTCCCATCGCGACCAGAGCCTTCACGACAACCCACATGGAAGTCTACCAACTCTGTCGGTCGCCGTGACACCGTATCTACAGTAGCTTCGGTAGATACACGGCCACGCTTCCGCTCAGTGAACTCATGGGTGAAGCAGCAGAATGGACAATTGCGACGAGCTCAACGACAACAAGagaacagccttgatagcGACGCCCCCCCAGTTCCTCCTCTGGCCCCTCCTCCTGAGCAAGATTTCAGATACATGTTGCAAGACGACGAGAGGCCACGCCCAGTGGAGATGGTCTAG